One region of Candidatus Neomarinimicrobiota bacterium genomic DNA includes:
- a CDS encoding M28 family peptidase, producing MSQRSESISQENLISHIKTLASDEFEGRAPSSPGEEKTVNYLREKFQSLGLQPGNYKSYFQEVPLVKFDTDYDDSMEITGRNQSFHLQFKKEMVASTRRMVDTISLKDSELVFAGYGIVAPEYEWNDYEGLDVEGKTVIVLVNDPGYATEDDSLFNGKAMTYYGRWTYKFEEASRQGAAGVLIVHETGPAGYPWEVVENSFGGPQFLMESEDGNMSRTEIEGWISVDAATKLFSKADMDLETMKDWALQPDFSAIPLDLSLTYSLHNSIEKSASRNVLAKLPGASRPDEFIIYTAHWDHFGVDGEGKIYNGARDNATGLAAMIEIARQFSQQPDPPDRSILFLPVTAEERGLLGSKYYAAHPVIPPENTVAVINMDALNIWGPTRDVTVIGYGNSELDDLVEEVAEEQGRYVRPDPEPEKGRFYRMDHFSFAKKGIPALATEHGAEHADHGEEWMLEAIDSWTEQHYHKPSDVYNEDTWDLAGAVQDTQMYFQIGYQLSQSNEFPNWKEGTEFRAIRDEMMERKNSET from the coding sequence ATGAGTCAACGTTCGGAATCAATCAGTCAGGAAAATCTTATATCCCATATTAAGACGCTTGCCTCCGATGAATTCGAAGGGCGCGCGCCATCTTCACCAGGCGAAGAGAAAACCGTCAATTATCTCAGGGAAAAGTTTCAGTCGTTGGGATTGCAGCCGGGGAACTACAAAAGTTACTTCCAGGAGGTGCCCCTGGTGAAGTTCGACACGGATTACGACGATTCTATGGAAATCACCGGACGGAATCAGTCGTTTCATCTGCAATTCAAAAAGGAGATGGTTGCCTCCACCCGACGAATGGTGGATACAATTTCCCTGAAGGATTCCGAACTCGTCTTTGCCGGCTACGGCATTGTCGCCCCGGAGTATGAGTGGAACGACTACGAAGGACTCGACGTCGAGGGGAAAACGGTTATCGTCCTCGTCAACGATCCTGGTTATGCCACAGAAGATGATTCACTGTTCAACGGCAAAGCTATGACTTACTACGGTAGGTGGACGTACAAATTTGAGGAGGCCTCCCGCCAGGGCGCAGCTGGCGTGCTGATTGTCCATGAAACCGGTCCGGCCGGCTATCCATGGGAAGTCGTAGAGAATTCCTTCGGCGGTCCGCAGTTTTTAATGGAGTCAGAGGACGGGAATATGTCTCGAACCGAAATTGAGGGTTGGATATCCGTCGATGCCGCTACAAAGCTATTTTCCAAAGCAGATATGGACCTTGAGACCATGAAAGACTGGGCGCTGCAGCCGGACTTTTCGGCGATACCGTTAGATCTCTCACTCACCTATTCCCTGCACAATTCCATTGAGAAGTCGGCTTCCAGAAATGTGCTGGCAAAGCTCCCGGGAGCATCCCGGCCTGATGAATTTATTATCTATACGGCGCACTGGGACCATTTTGGCGTCGATGGCGAGGGCAAAATCTATAACGGCGCCAGAGATAATGCCACCGGCCTGGCAGCCATGATTGAAATCGCCAGACAATTTTCCCAGCAGCCGGATCCTCCCGACCGGTCAATTTTGTTTCTGCCGGTGACGGCCGAAGAACGTGGGCTGCTGGGTTCAAAATACTATGCTGCCCATCCGGTTATCCCGCCGGAGAACACGGTCGCAGTGATCAACATGGATGCGCTGAACATCTGGGGTCCGACCAGGGATGTTACGGTCATCGGGTACGGAAATTCCGAGCTGGATGATCTCGTGGAAGAGGTTGCGGAGGAACAAGGACGATATGTCCGGCCTGATCCTGAACCCGAGAAGGGACGATTCTACCGCATGGATCACTTCAGCTTCGCCAAAAAGGGTATTCCCGCATTGGCTACAGAACACGGAGCAGAGCATGCGGACCACGGTGAAGAATGGATGCTTGAGGCCATTGATTCCTGGACGGAGCAGCATTACCATAAGCCATCAGATGTCTATAATGAGGATACCTGGGACCTGGCCGGCGCTGTCCAGGATACGCAAATGTATTTCCAGATCGGATATCAATTGAGTCAGTCCAATGAATTCCCGAACTGGAAGGAAGGAACGGAATTTCGGGCTATACGCGATGAAATGATGGAGAGGAAAAACAGTGAAACGTGA